A window from Anaerolineae bacterium encodes these proteins:
- a CDS encoding alanine--glyoxylate aminotransferase family protein: MIPGPIEFEPVVLATMAEPTTSHVAGNFIEVFGQALERTRRVFLSEDGQPFVVAGSGTLAMDLAAANLTEEGDRALVVNTGYFGDRFGALLERYGAQVTHVRAPVGSRPSLEEIEAELGRAQYKLVTVTHVDTSTGVIADVPGVARLAREHGALSVVDGVCSVAGEELRLSDWGVDVALTASQKAVGVPPGLALLVAGPRALEVFRRRRSPVRSYYADWDNWLPIMEAYEARRPSYFGTPPVNLVAALNVSLGLILAEGLERRFSRHRALSRMCKAGVQALGLEQVPERPEYAAHTMTAPRYPEGVDGAKFLGYVREAGVILAGGLHPLIRDQYFRIGHMGPNNMGDVMATVAAIEAGLEMAGYRFERGAGLAAAGRAVAGG, encoded by the coding sequence ATGATACCGGGGCCGATCGAGTTCGAGCCCGTGGTCTTGGCCACCATGGCCGAGCCTACTACCAGTCATGTAGCCGGCAACTTCATCGAGGTGTTCGGGCAGGCCCTCGAGCGCACCCGCAGGGTCTTCCTGAGCGAGGATGGGCAACCATTCGTGGTGGCCGGCTCGGGCACCCTGGCCATGGACCTGGCAGCGGCCAACCTCACCGAGGAGGGTGACCGGGCCCTGGTGGTGAATACCGGCTACTTCGGGGACCGGTTCGGCGCTCTCCTTGAACGCTATGGCGCCCAGGTGACTCACGTCCGCGCCCCGGTGGGCTCGCGACCGTCGCTGGAAGAGATCGAGGCGGAGCTAGGACGGGCCCAGTACAAGCTGGTGACGGTCACCCACGTGGATACCTCTACCGGCGTCATAGCCGACGTTCCCGGGGTAGCCCGCCTGGCCCGGGAACACGGGGCGCTATCGGTGGTGGACGGGGTGTGCTCGGTAGCGGGCGAGGAGCTGCGCCTGAGCGACTGGGGGGTGGACGTGGCCCTGACGGCGTCCCAGAAAGCGGTGGGCGTGCCCCCCGGCTTGGCCCTGTTGGTGGCTGGGCCGAGAGCGCTGGAGGTCTTCCGCCGGCGCCGCTCGCCCGTCCGCAGCTACTACGCTGACTGGGACAACTGGCTCCCTATCATGGAAGCGTACGAGGCCCGGAGGCCCAGCTACTTCGGTACCCCGCCGGTCAACCTGGTGGCTGCCCTGAACGTGAGCTTGGGCCTAATCCTGGCTGAGGGCCTGGAGCGACGCTTCTCCCGTCACCGAGCTTTGAGCCGCATGTGCAAGGCAGGCGTACAGGCTCTGGGGCTGGAGCAGGTGCCCGAGCGGCCCGAGTACGCTGCGCACACCATGACCGCCCCTCGCTACCCTGAGGGTGTAGACGGAGCCAAGTTCCTGGGTTACGTCCGGGAGGCTGGCGTGATCCTGGCAGGTGGACTGCACCCACTTATCCGGGACCAGTACTTCCGCATCGGCCACATGGGGCCCAACAACATGGGAGACGTGATGGCGACGGTGGCAGCGATCGAGGCGGGGCTGGAGATGGCCGGCTACCGCTTCGAGAGAGGGGCCGGCCTGGCGGCGGCTGGAAGGGCAGTGGCTGGTGGGTAG
- a CDS encoding peptidase M19 produces MIVVDSHLDLAMNALNWNRDLRLSAHETRALEAGMTEKGRGAGTVGFPDMRRGKVALSSATLIARVAWPGTNVPGYRTAEIAYGHAQGQLAFYRLLEEQGDVRIIADRAGLEEHLARWQEPLQDEPPLGFFLSMEGADPIVSPEQVGRWWDEGLRVVSLCHYGISAYSHGTGMPGGLLPAAYDLLAEMEKVGMVLDVSHLADEAFFQALDAFGGRVLASHHNCRALVPGDRQLTDEQIRLMIERDGVIGAALDAWMIVPGWVKGETKPEAASMEDYADHIDHVCQIAGNARHAAIGSDLDGGYGKEQTPHDLDTIADLQKVPDILRRRGYAEEDVELIMHGNWVRLLREVLPEPGSHCAP; encoded by the coding sequence ATGATAGTGGTGGATTCGCACCTGGACTTGGCCATGAACGCTCTGAACTGGAATCGCGATCTGCGCCTGAGCGCCCACGAGACTCGTGCTCTCGAGGCCGGCATGACGGAGAAGGGCCGAGGTGCGGGCACCGTCGGCTTCCCCGACATGCGCCGGGGCAAGGTGGCCCTCTCTTCAGCCACCCTCATCGCGCGGGTGGCGTGGCCGGGCACCAACGTTCCCGGTTACCGTACTGCGGAGATTGCCTACGGCCACGCCCAGGGGCAGTTGGCCTTCTACCGCCTGCTGGAGGAGCAGGGCGACGTCCGCATCATCGCCGATCGGGCGGGCTTGGAGGAGCACCTGGCCCGGTGGCAGGAACCACTGCAAGACGAGCCGCCCCTGGGCTTCTTCCTCAGCATGGAAGGAGCCGACCCCATCGTCTCTCCCGAGCAGGTCGGCCGCTGGTGGGATGAGGGCCTGCGGGTGGTGAGCCTGTGTCACTACGGCATTAGCGCCTACTCTCACGGAACCGGCATGCCAGGGGGCCTACTGCCAGCGGCCTACGACCTCCTGGCCGAGATGGAGAAGGTAGGCATGGTGCTGGACGTCAGCCACCTGGCGGATGAGGCCTTCTTCCAGGCTCTGGACGCCTTCGGCGGGAGGGTGCTGGCCAGTCACCACAACTGCCGCGCCCTGGTGCCGGGAGACAGGCAGCTCACCGACGAACAGATTCGGCTGATGATCGAGCGCGACGGAGTCATCGGGGCGGCCCTGGACGCCTGGATGATCGTGCCGGGATGGGTCAAGGGGGAGACGAAACCCGAAGCGGCGAGCATGGAGGATTACGCGGATCACATAGACCACGTCTGCCAGATCGCTGGGAATGCCCGGCACGCCGCCATCGGCAGCGACCTGGATGGGGGCTACGGAAAGGAGCAGACCCCTCACGACCTGGACACCATCGCCGATCTGCAGAAGGTGCCGGACATCCTGCGACGGCGGGGATATGCCGAGGAGGACGTGGAGCTCATCATGCACGGCAACTGGGTCCGGCTGTTGAGAGAGGTGCTGCCGGAGCCGGGCTCCCATTGCGCACCATAG
- a CDS encoding response regulator transcription factor — MDQIRLIRPSRVRCPALRPQAGDLEGDSPERCNQAADGVPSVLWPMGSHSPPAVWLRVKPVDQCILLIEDDTNLARLIEVSLSREGYRVLLAEDGVLGLEMVGHEQPDLVILDIMLPGLDGWEVCRRLKAASGIPVLMLTARVTEDDVLKGFSCGADDYVRKPFSLAELKARAGSLLRRVASAAGGAGSEPRVLTNLDLVLDTTRHEVHKQGRPLGLTPKEYRLLAYFLRHPGRLLSYEELLTQVWGPEHKDQSVYLRVYVRYLRQKLGDDPSHPTYITNVRGEGYRFREP, encoded by the coding sequence GTGGACCAGATCCGCCTCATCCGTCCCTCACGCGTCCGCTGTCCGGCACTCAGGCCCCAAGCCGGTGACCTCGAAGGCGACTCCCCCGAGCGCTGCAACCAGGCAGCCGACGGGGTGCCCTCCGTGCTCTGGCCGATGGGCAGTCACAGCCCACCGGCAGTCTGGTTGAGAGTTAAGCCAGTGGATCAGTGCATCCTGCTGATAGAAGATGACACCAACCTCGCCCGGCTGATCGAGGTCAGCCTGAGCAGAGAGGGCTACCGTGTGCTCCTGGCGGAAGACGGGGTTCTGGGCCTGGAGATGGTCGGGCACGAGCAGCCCGATCTGGTGATTCTGGACATCATGTTGCCCGGCTTGGACGGGTGGGAGGTCTGCCGCCGGCTGAAGGCCGCGAGCGGTATCCCGGTCCTTATGCTCACCGCCCGAGTCACCGAGGACGACGTGCTCAAGGGCTTCAGCTGCGGAGCGGACGACTATGTGCGCAAACCTTTCAGCCTGGCGGAGCTGAAGGCGCGGGCGGGCAGCCTCCTGCGGCGAGTTGCTTCGGCGGCCGGCGGCGCCGGTTCCGAGCCCAGGGTGCTCACCAACCTGGATCTAGTGCTGGACACCACCCGACACGAGGTACACAAGCAGGGCCGGCCTCTGGGGCTAACGCCCAAGGAGTACCGGCTCCTGGCGTACTTCCTCCGCCACCCGGGCCGGCTCCTGTCCTACGAGGAGTTGCTCACCCAGGTGTGGGGGCCGGAACACAAGGATCAGAGCGTCTACCTGCGCGTCTACGTTCGCTACCTGCGGCAAAAGCTGGGCGACGACCCCAGCCATCCCACTTACATCACCAACGTGCGTGGCGAGGGCTACCGCTTTCGCGAGCCGTGA
- a CDS encoding response regulator transcription factor gives MGTKRVLLIEDDEHLAKVVEITLSREGFEVFTARDGDLGLRRAYEQHPDLVILDVMLPGLDGWEVCRRLKQMSNTPVLMLTARATEEDVLQGFDSGADDYVRKPFSLAELAARVKALLKRAELYGATSTQGNVLHNGDLQVDLARHQVTKGGVPVELTPLEFRLLSYFLQNPGRLLTHSELLTHVWGPEFSDEDQYLRLYVSYLRQKLQDDSANPSYIFNVRGEGYRFRES, from the coding sequence ATGGGCACGAAGCGAGTTCTCCTTATCGAAGATGACGAGCACCTCGCTAAGGTGGTAGAGATCACACTGTCCCGCGAGGGTTTCGAGGTCTTCACTGCGCGGGACGGCGACCTCGGGCTGAGGCGAGCTTACGAGCAACACCCCGACCTGGTGATCCTGGACGTGATGCTGCCCGGGCTCGACGGCTGGGAAGTGTGTCGCCGCCTCAAGCAGATGTCCAACACCCCCGTACTCATGCTTACCGCCAGGGCCACTGAGGAGGATGTGCTCCAGGGCTTCGACTCCGGAGCCGACGACTATGTGCGCAAGCCTTTCAGCCTGGCAGAGCTGGCCGCTCGGGTGAAGGCATTGCTCAAGCGGGCGGAGCTCTACGGCGCCACTTCAACTCAGGGGAACGTGCTCCACAACGGTGACCTTCAGGTGGATCTGGCGCGCCATCAGGTCACCAAGGGCGGCGTGCCCGTGGAGCTGACTCCACTCGAGTTCCGCCTCCTCAGCTACTTCCTCCAGAACCCCGGCCGCCTGCTCACCCATAGCGAGCTCCTCACTCACGTGTGGGGACCGGAGTTCTCGGACGAGGACCAGTACCTTCGCCTCTACGTGAGCTACCTGCGCCAGAAGCTCCAGGACGATTCCGCCAACCCGTCCTACATCTTCAACGTAAGGGGAGAAGGTTACCGCTTCCGCGAGTCCTGA
- a CDS encoding PmoA family protein — protein sequence MPEWRLRLHAGEHCRVDCPVKVNVGRADGKPRSLRLTETATGRPVTCQGGLDDQGNLWVHWVVDVLAAGGTREYLLETSTEEEARRGVVLEDQDGRVRVQIGNHLFTAYNYADHWARPFLWPVVGPYGDNVTRNYPMVQDIEGEKHDHPHHKSIYTAHGDVNGVDNWSETPGHGRILHRGFRQLVSGPVLGVIQADNDWVSNRGEKVMYEQRTMVFYNLLPNHEKIVDYTVHFRADMGPVKFGDTKEGGILSVRVATSMDVASGLGGKIENAYGGINEKENWGKKAQWCDYSGPVADRFVGIAIMDHPDNVRYPTEYHVRNYGLMTANPFAWHDYKADASLDGSLLLEAGQDLVFRYRLLIHRGDAQLGHVAARYHDFINPPTVEVV from the coding sequence ATGCCAGAATGGAGACTGAGGCTGCACGCGGGCGAGCACTGCCGGGTGGACTGCCCGGTGAAGGTGAACGTGGGTCGGGCCGACGGCAAGCCGCGCTCGCTCAGACTGACTGAGACTGCCACCGGCCGTCCGGTGACCTGCCAGGGTGGCCTGGACGATCAGGGCAACCTGTGGGTCCACTGGGTAGTAGACGTGCTCGCGGCAGGCGGTACCCGGGAGTATCTGCTGGAGACCAGCACCGAGGAGGAGGCCCGCCGCGGCGTCGTGTTGGAGGATCAGGACGGGCGGGTTCGGGTCCAGATCGGCAACCACCTTTTCACCGCCTACAACTACGCCGACCACTGGGCGCGGCCGTTTCTGTGGCCGGTAGTGGGCCCGTATGGCGACAACGTAACCCGGAACTATCCCATGGTGCAGGACATCGAAGGCGAGAAGCACGACCATCCGCACCACAAGTCCATCTACACCGCTCACGGCGACGTAAACGGAGTGGACAACTGGAGCGAGACGCCCGGGCATGGGCGGATCTTGCATCGGGGCTTCAGGCAGCTAGTGAGCGGGCCTGTGCTGGGGGTGATCCAGGCCGACAACGACTGGGTCAGCAACCGGGGCGAGAAGGTGATGTACGAGCAGCGGACCATGGTCTTCTACAACCTGCTCCCCAACCACGAGAAGATCGTGGATTACACGGTGCACTTCCGAGCCGACATGGGGCCAGTGAAGTTCGGGGACACCAAGGAAGGAGGGATCCTCTCGGTGCGGGTGGCCACCTCCATGGACGTGGCCTCGGGCCTGGGCGGCAAGATCGAGAACGCCTACGGGGGCATCAACGAGAAGGAGAACTGGGGCAAGAAGGCCCAGTGGTGTGATTACTCCGGTCCGGTGGCCGATCGCTTCGTGGGCATCGCCATCATGGATCACCCCGACAACGTCCGCTACCCCACCGAGTACCACGTTCGCAACTACGGACTGATGACGGCCAACCCCTTCGCCTGGCACGACTACAAGGCGGACGCCAGTCTGGACGGATCCTTGCTGCTGGAGGCAGGGCAGGACCTGGTGTTCCGTTACCGGCTGCTCATCCACCGCGGCGACGCCCAGTTGGGCCATGTGGCCGCCCGCTACCACGATTTCATCAACCCACCGACGGTGGAGGTGGTGTAG
- a CDS encoding sugar phosphate isomerase/epimerase, protein MKYAICNELFEGQPLGEYLPLVARLGYTGLEVAPFAFDTHVAQMSPEEARRVGDQIRAHGLEVVGMHWLLARTEGLHITSADREARDRAAAYMTTLIRRTGDMGGKIMVFGSPQQRNVLPGVAEEDAWEWAAHFFQRVAPVAQEEGILICIEPLARDDTNFIYTKDQGVRLVELVDHPSVALHLDVKAMSDEGRPIPDIIREAKDHLGHFHANDGKLGPGMGPIEYRPILQALKDIGYGGWISVEVFDFSPGAERIARESIEYLKSRE, encoded by the coding sequence GTGAAGTACGCGATCTGTAACGAGCTCTTCGAAGGCCAGCCCCTAGGGGAATACCTGCCCCTGGTGGCCCGGCTGGGCTATACCGGCCTAGAAGTGGCCCCTTTCGCCTTCGACACCCACGTGGCTCAGATGAGCCCGGAAGAGGCCAGGCGCGTGGGCGACCAGATTCGGGCTCACGGGCTCGAAGTGGTGGGCATGCACTGGCTGCTGGCCCGCACTGAGGGCCTGCATATCACCTCTGCCGACCGCGAGGCCCGGGATCGGGCCGCTGCCTACATGACTACCCTCATCCGTCGCACCGGCGACATGGGGGGCAAGATCATGGTGTTCGGCTCTCCCCAGCAGCGGAACGTGCTCCCCGGCGTGGCCGAGGAGGACGCCTGGGAGTGGGCCGCGCACTTCTTCCAGAGAGTAGCGCCGGTGGCCCAGGAAGAGGGAATCCTGATCTGCATCGAGCCCCTAGCCCGAGACGACACCAACTTCATCTACACTAAGGACCAGGGCGTGCGCCTGGTCGAGTTGGTGGATCACCCCAGCGTGGCCCTTCACCTGGACGTCAAGGCCATGTCGGACGAAGGCCGGCCCATCCCCGACATCATCCGGGAAGCGAAGGACCACTTGGGCCACTTCCACGCCAATGACGGCAAGTTGGGGCCGGGGATGGGTCCCATAGAGTATCGGCCTATCCTTCAGGCCCTGAAGGACATCGGCTACGGTGGCTGGATATCGGTGGAGGTCTTCGACTTCTCCCCCGGTGCCGAGCGCATTGCCCGGGAGAGCATAGAGTACCTCAAGAGCAGAGAGTAG
- a CDS encoding Gfo/Idh/MocA family oxidoreductase, whose protein sequence is MAEREIGFAVVGLGMGAGHARDIYDLPGARLVAVCDIDEERLNAVGDRYGAKKYKDFGRMLRNPDVEVVSIALPSGMHAKFGIRAARAGKHIVVEKPIDINLRAIDRLIEEADKAGVKLGAVFQSRYNPLYQRLKEIIDSGRLGKLYGIHADLFWWREQSYYEDEKHGKWKGTWAMDGGGSLANQGIHTMDLVQWLAGPVSSVFGYMGRYAHDIEAEDKVSAVLQFENGAIGSINTTTAAWPGGGDTLTIHGENGTIATGKRRDTIEVWKLRDDPEGKEEQEIKAMYGPREEGSGVSVATDPRATALHGHQPIFADMIEAIREDRDPFITGESARKPVEIMLAIYRAARTHREVKLPL, encoded by the coding sequence ATGGCTGAACGTGAGATCGGTTTCGCCGTGGTCGGCCTGGGCATGGGGGCCGGGCACGCACGCGACATATATGACCTGCCGGGTGCTCGGCTGGTCGCCGTGTGCGACATCGATGAGGAGCGCCTCAACGCCGTAGGCGATCGCTACGGGGCCAAGAAGTACAAGGACTTCGGGCGCATGCTGCGCAACCCGGATGTAGAGGTGGTCAGCATCGCGCTGCCGAGCGGAATGCACGCCAAGTTCGGCATCCGTGCTGCCCGCGCCGGCAAGCACATCGTGGTAGAGAAGCCCATTGACATCAACCTCCGCGCCATAGACCGACTCATAGAGGAGGCCGACAAGGCAGGAGTGAAACTGGGCGCCGTCTTCCAGTCGCGCTACAACCCTCTCTACCAGCGCCTCAAGGAGATCATAGACAGCGGCCGGCTGGGCAAGCTCTACGGCATTCACGCCGACCTCTTCTGGTGGCGCGAGCAGAGCTACTACGAGGATGAGAAGCACGGCAAGTGGAAGGGCACTTGGGCCATGGATGGGGGCGGCTCCCTCGCCAACCAGGGCATCCATACCATGGACCTGGTGCAGTGGTTGGCTGGCCCGGTCTCCTCCGTCTTCGGCTACATGGGTCGCTACGCCCATGATATCGAGGCCGAGGACAAGGTCTCCGCGGTGCTCCAGTTCGAGAACGGTGCCATCGGCAGCATCAACACGACTACTGCCGCTTGGCCTGGCGGAGGCGATACCCTCACCATTCACGGCGAGAATGGTACCATCGCCACGGGGAAGAGGCGCGACACCATCGAGGTATGGAAGCTGCGCGACGATCCTGAAGGCAAGGAGGAGCAAGAGATCAAGGCCATGTATGGTCCGCGGGAGGAGGGTAGCGGCGTCTCCGTCGCCACCGACCCGCGGGCGACCGCCCTTCACGGGCACCAGCCCATCTTTGCCGACATGATCGAGGCCATCCGCGAAGATCGCGATCCCTTCATCACCGGGGAGAGCGCTCGCAAGCCGGTGGAGATAATGCTGGCCATCTACAGGGCCGCCCGCACCCATAGAGAGGTCAAGTTGCCCCTCTAG
- a CDS encoding NAD-dependent epimerase/dehydratase family protein, which translates to MRYLITGGAGFLGTALANRLAGAGHEVHVLDDLSAGDPSRLRDEVLFTRGDVRDVPKLWSLLQDTDCVYHLAAKVSVPASNLYPRDYNDVNVGGTVCLLEAVRDVGVPKVVLASSGAVYGEQTQMPISEAAVPNPGSPYAVSKLAAEYYCRTVGRLAGFETVVLRIFNTYGPGQPLPASHAPVIPLFLRRAINGGSIVIFGDGNQTRDFVYIDDVTDALVAAGERPGLAGQVINVGSGRECSIRQLVALVEDASGRRTSPIHNPSQEGGVSHSVADISLASQLLGYTPKVSLEDGLRRMLSEDDRFRNRA; encoded by the coding sequence ATGCGTTATCTGATCACGGGCGGCGCCGGCTTCTTGGGAACGGCGTTAGCCAACCGACTGGCGGGAGCGGGGCACGAGGTCCACGTGTTGGACGACCTTAGCGCCGGTGATCCCTCTCGCCTGCGCGACGAAGTGCTCTTCACCCGAGGCGACGTGCGGGACGTGCCGAAGCTCTGGTCACTGCTCCAGGACACCGACTGCGTCTACCATCTGGCGGCGAAGGTCTCGGTGCCCGCCTCTAACTTGTACCCGCGGGACTACAACGACGTCAACGTAGGGGGGACTGTCTGCCTTCTGGAGGCGGTGCGGGACGTGGGGGTGCCCAAAGTAGTGCTCGCCTCCTCCGGTGCCGTGTACGGCGAGCAGACACAGATGCCCATAAGCGAGGCTGCCGTGCCCAATCCGGGCTCGCCCTACGCTGTCAGCAAGCTGGCCGCTGAGTACTACTGCCGAACCGTGGGCCGGCTAGCCGGGTTCGAGACGGTGGTCCTGCGCATCTTCAACACCTACGGCCCCGGGCAGCCCCTTCCCGCCTCGCACGCGCCAGTCATACCTCTGTTCCTCCGCCGGGCCATCAATGGCGGCTCCATCGTCATCTTCGGCGATGGCAACCAGACGCGGGACTTCGTCTACATAGACGACGTGACCGATGCCCTGGTGGCGGCGGGAGAACGCCCCGGCCTGGCCGGCCAGGTCATTAACGTAGGCAGTGGTCGCGAGTGCAGCATCAGGCAGCTGGTGGCCCTAGTGGAGGACGCCAGCGGCCGGCGCACAAGCCCCATCCACAACCCCTCTCAAGAGGGGGGCGTTTCCCACTCGGTGGCCGACATCAGCCTCGCCTCGCAACTGCTGGGCTACACCCCCAAAGTGAGCCTAGAGGATGGGCTGCGGCGGATGCTGAGTGAGGACGACCGGTTCAGGAACAGGGCGTAG